The following proteins are co-located in the Pseudomonas sp. ATCC 13867 genome:
- a CDS encoding inorganic phosphate transporter — protein MFDLFSGLDIWVGVSLVLALAFVLAFEFINGFHDTANAVATVIYTKAMSPYRAVILSGIFNFLGVLLGGVGVAYAIVHLLPVELLINVNTGHGLVMVFSLLAAAITWNLGTWYFGIPASSSHTLIGSILGVGLANALITDVPLADGINWGKAIDIGLSLIFSPLAGFLVAAALLIGLKWMYPLSKMHKTPETRRDVDEKKHPPFWNRLVLVISAMTVSFVHGSNDGQKGIGLIMLVLIGIVPAQFVLDLNSTTYQIERTRDSATHLQQFYQRHSETLGEMLALGKTSGSDMPDLYRCDPKQTEATLNGLLGDLRGISSYADLSSDARVQVRRYLLCLDDTAKKVGKLAELPSREKADLEKLRKDLTSTTEYAPFWVIIAVALALGIGTMVGWKRVVLTVGEKIGKQGMSYAQGISAQLTATAAIGLANIYSLPVSTTHVLSSGVAGTMVANRSGLQGSTVRNIVLAWVLTLPASMSLAAGLFWLTSKFV, from the coding sequence ATGTTCGATCTCTTCAGCGGACTCGATATCTGGGTGGGTGTCAGCCTGGTGCTGGCACTGGCGTTCGTACTCGCCTTCGAGTTCATCAACGGCTTCCATGACACCGCCAACGCGGTGGCCACGGTCATCTACACCAAGGCCATGTCGCCCTACCGCGCGGTGATCCTCTCCGGCATCTTCAACTTCCTCGGCGTGTTGCTCGGCGGTGTCGGCGTCGCCTACGCCATCGTCCACCTGCTGCCGGTGGAGCTGCTGATCAACGTGAACACCGGCCACGGCCTGGTCATGGTGTTCTCGCTGCTCGCCGCCGCCATTACCTGGAACCTCGGCACCTGGTACTTCGGCATCCCCGCCTCCAGCTCGCACACCCTGATCGGCTCGATCCTCGGCGTGGGCCTGGCCAATGCACTGATCACCGACGTGCCGCTGGCCGACGGGATCAACTGGGGCAAGGCGATCGACATCGGCCTGTCGCTGATCTTCTCGCCGCTGGCCGGCTTCCTGGTCGCCGCCGCGCTGCTGATCGGCCTGAAGTGGATGTATCCGCTGTCGAAGATGCACAAGACGCCGGAAACCCGTCGCGACGTCGACGAGAAGAAGCACCCACCGTTCTGGAACCGCCTGGTGCTGGTGATCTCGGCCATGACCGTGAGCTTCGTGCACGGCTCCAACGACGGCCAGAAAGGCATCGGCCTGATCATGCTGGTGCTGATCGGCATCGTCCCGGCCCAGTTCGTGCTCGACCTGAACAGCACCACCTACCAGATCGAGCGTACCCGCGACTCCGCCACCCACCTGCAGCAGTTCTACCAGCGCCACTCCGAGACCCTCGGCGAAATGCTGGCCCTGGGCAAGACCAGCGGCTCCGACATGCCGGACCTCTACCGCTGCGATCCGAAGCAGACCGAGGCCACCCTCAATGGCCTGCTGGGCGACCTGCGCGGCATCTCCAGCTACGCCGACCTGAGCAGCGACGCCCGCGTGCAGGTACGCCGCTACCTGCTGTGCCTGGACGACACCGCGAAGAAGGTCGGCAAGCTGGCCGAGCTGCCGTCCCGTGAGAAGGCGGACCTCGAGAAGCTGCGCAAGGACCTGACCAGCACCACCGAATACGCGCCGTTCTGGGTCATCATCGCCGTCGCCCTGGCCCTGGGCATCGGCACGATGGTCGGCTGGAAGCGCGTGGTGCTCACCGTCGGCGAGAAGATCGGCAAGCAGGGCATGAGCTATGCCCAGGGCATCAGCGCCCAGCTCACAGCCACCGCCGCCATCGGCCTGGCCAACATCTACAGCCTGCCGGTTTCCACCACCCACGTGCTGTCCTCGGGCGTGGCCGGCACGATGGTAGCCAATCGCAGCGGCCTGCAAGGCAGCACGGTCCGCAACATCGTCCTGGCCTGGGTGCTGACCCTGCCCGCGTCGATGAGCCTGGCCGCCGGTCTGTTCTGGCTCACCTCGAAGTTCGTCTGA